The stretch of DNA TGTTAGTGCAAGAGTTACCGATTGTATTGAATTCTATATCTCATGAGATCCACAGATTGCTTGAGACACACTAAAGTCACTATTGGGACTAGGTTACAACGATATTGAAACTGTTTTGGTTTTGCATCTACTAAGAAGATTTATTACAATGATTTTCCCACACTAGCAATGAAACCTAGGTAGTTAATCCTAGATAGCGGTGCGTCGCGGCCAACCCCGGAAACCGGGATAGCGGGTTGCGGGATACTGGGATGACCTCTACATGAATAATGCTATATAAACATACATTTAGATCTCAAACTCACAGTCTAAATCAAAACATACATTTAGATACCAAATAGTCTTAATCAAAATATAGATTTAGATACCAAATATCATCATGTTCTTCAACATAGTAgagtaataaaattaacaaaatattaaaactaaaatgcatgttataggaatcaaaaatcatcatcatcttcaacatagtCTTCTTCCTCCTCATCTTCCCCATCAACTTCAATATATTCTTCATTCTCCTCCTCCTCATCctcatcatcttcaatataaataGGTTCAACTTCTTCAACATCTTCTTCTACCACCACTTCTTTTGATATTGCTTCTTGTGCTATGGCCCTAGATGCACTTGCAGCTGCCTTTTCTTTTGCTGCCCGCCTAGTGTAGACCACCGGCTCATTAGCCCCACTTGCATTGGCAACATCAGTCCAAGTTAGATTATCACCAGCATAAACTAATTCTTCAACAGGTTCACCATCATCCCCCAAGTCTCCCACTTCAAATTCAttgatataatcatcatcatcattcaaGACGATTGGATCAATCACATCACGACAATCATATCGCTCTTTCAAAGCCTGATTATACTTAACGAAAACCAAGTCTTCCAACCTCTTATGCTCAAGTCTACTTCTCTTCTTGGAATGAATCTAagtatcataatttaaaatgttagtttactaAATTAATATGAACCTACATAGTAGAATACTCTATAACTTAATAACAAGTATTAAGTATTAACTTACATGCTCAAAAGTACTCCAATTACGCTCACATCCTGAAGAACTGCATGTCAAACTCAACACTTTAATGGCCAATAATTGCAAAAGTGGAGTTTGTGCTCCATAAGTCTTCCACCACTCAGCTGCAATGAaacaatcattttcattttatacaAGTTGTTGTGTgctaaaaaatttaagaagaaaataaatgaagttCCAATCCAATTACCGGGAGCTAATGTTGTCCTTTGTCTTATTGCTCCACCCAATCCAAAGAGACCATTAGCAATCTTATATTCTGACAATTGTGTTGTAGTCATGTCACTCATTTGATGACTTTCACTAAGTGTTTCGATGCATAAGTGAAGACCTCCCACCAATATGGGATCATTCTCAATTTCTGGTCTGCTATAAAAATACTTCGGATTTAGGTAGTAGCCTGCAGCATGCAATGGATGATGAAGTTGACATTTCCACCTTTCATCAATGATTGCAAATACATCTATGTACTTGCTTGCTTGTTCATTGAAAGATTTTCGAATATCCTCCTTGGCCTTGATCGTTgctgcatatatatatatatatatcccatTGCAGGTTTTTTCTCATTATCAACAAGTCTTAACACTTGTACAAGAGGTCCCATAACCTTAAGAGTGTAGATGATATCATTCCAAAATGATGTCAAAAGTACAATACGAGTTGCCTTCTTTCCCTTAGGATCGCTTGCTGCCTTGGACTTCAACCATTCTTCAGAAGTGAACATCTTTCTAAGGTTGGTTTTTTGTTTATGCAATCTTTGCAAAGTAAGAAATATGGTAGCAAACCTTGTGACTCCATGTCTAACCAATTCAACATTGCCAGCGTTCTTCCTCATTATGTTCAACGCCAATGTGTGGTTATAAATGAAGCCAACAAGACTAATCCCTTTTTGAATAACCGTTTTAACCTTAACAATCTTTCCAATATCTTCTAACATCAGGTCTAGACAATGTGCAGCACACGGAGTCCAAAACAAGTGTGGTCTCTTGGCAGTTAGTAGTTTACCAGCCAATACATAATTACTTCCATTGTCAGTAACCACCTGAACAATATTTTGTTCACCAATCTCCTCGACAAAATTGTCCAATagctcaaatattttaattccaGTCTTCATGTAGGCAGAAGCATCAATAATCTTCACAAACATTGTTCCTGCTGTGGAATTCACCAAGAAATTTATCAAACTCCTATTCTTTCTATCCGTCCAACCATCTGACATAATTGAGCATCCGTATTTTGCGCGATGCAATTGATGACCATTCAACAAAGCCTTTGTATATTCCAACTCTTTTTCAAGGAGTGGAACCCTCAACTCATGATAGCTTGGAGGTTTCAAATGAAGACCGTAATTTCCAACTGCTTCCAACATCAACTTGAAGCTTTTTGATCTTGCAACATTGAAAGCAATTCcatttgtgtaaaaaaaacGAGCAATGTATTGTACCGTTCTTGCTCTTGCTTCTTTGTCACAAGTATCAATTATGCTTGTTTGTCTCTTGTCTTTCCCCAATTTGTGTTATGCTTTTTTCATGAACATTAAATCCAAGGGACCTTTTGTCTTCTTGGCAGCCGGTAAAGGGGCTTCAATTGCCCTTTTTCCACTTCGACTTCTCCTTATTTCAGCTACATCATCATTAACATCATCGTCAATTTGAACTTCCATCTCATTTAATATTCCATCTTTTAGTGCTTGTTTCTCATCATAATCTGTCTGCAACAATAGCTTACAATCTGGTGGTATTTTTCTGCAGCTTTTTACGTCTCCCCTTATTCCTAACTGATGTTGTCTTGCTCTAGTAATTCCACCACTAGTTTCAACTTGACAAAAATCACATGTCACCTTCTTCCTATTATTCTTGTCTTTTACACTATTAAACTGCCATGCTAGGTCAACATTATCTCCGGTTGGTTTAGACATTCCAGATTGTGGGGTTTCAGATGATGTTGTCATGGCTGTTTGCAGAACAGATAAAGAAATGAAGTAGAAAAAAACAAAGAGAAGTAAATTCAATTAacaaaaacagaaacaaaaaaagaattaaattaaattaaattaacaaaatcaaaaaatagaagtaatttaacaaaaaaaaagtaaattatattaaattaacaaaaacaaattaaattaaattaacagaatgaaaaaagaagtaaaaatttaattaaaacaaaaaacagaagtaaattaacaaaaacagaagcaaattaaattaaattaaattaaaaaaaacaaattatttaaattaacataatgaaaaaagaagtaaaaagaattaaattaaattaaattaacaaaaacagaagcaaattaaattaaattaaattaaaaaaaacaaattatttaaattaacagaatgaaaaaagaagtaaaaaaattaaattaacaaaaacaaaaaacaaaagtaaattaaattaacaaaaacagaaacaaaaatagaagtaaattaaattaacaaaaatagaagtaaattaaattaacaaaaatagaagtaaattaaattaacaaaaatagaagtaaattaaattaacaaaaatagaagtaaattaaattaacaaaaatagaagtaaattaaattaacaaaaatagaagtaaattaaattaacaaaaatagaagtaaattaaattaacaaaaacagaaacaaaaatagaagtaaattaaattaaattaaattagcaaaaacagaaacaaaaataaaagtaaattaaattaaattaacaaaaacaaattaacaaaaacaacatgaaattaaattaacaaaaacaaattaacaaaaacagaattaaattaaattaacaaaaaaaattaaattaaattaaattaaaaagaagtaaaaacaattaaaaaagaagTAACAAAGAAGTAAAAAAAGAGTAATAGAGGAGGAGaagtaaatttaatttgaagtaaaaaaaaaaactgaagaaaaaataaaaaactaaaagaaaaaaaaagtaacagaGGAGGAGAAGTAACAAAGttacaaaatagaaaaaggGTGGAGAAAAGAACAGAGCAAAGAGCAACCATGAACGAACCTAGGATGAGAACGCACAGGATGAGAACGGACATGATGAGAACGGACGGGACGACTGAAGGCAGCAACCCAAATAAATGAGATGAGAACAGTGAGATGGAACGATGAGTTGAGGAGATGAGATGAGAAGATGAGAACGATAGTGAATCTCTAAAATCTGAAGGGTGTATTGCCAAAATTACCCCTAAAACGTTTTAAAATTTAGGGGTAAAATGGGTTTTTGACGGAAAAAAAGTCCAGATTTTTTTCACgttttttagggttttgaaacccACGACCTGGAACGCGACCCGTGACCCGCGAACGCGCCCAGGTCACGCGCAAACCCTAATTTCTCCACTCCGCTCTGCGCCGCCGTGGCCATGTCGCTCGCCGCTCCGCTCCGGCGCGATCCCGCCGCAAACCGGCGCTATTGACTACCTAGAATGAAACAATAAGAATACTATTATTTGAACGAGTGTTTTGCTAGAACTTAAAATCTTCAACTCTGAATACTTAGAAAATTGAGCTCTTGAGGTTTTTTGAACAACTTTGATTTTTAGGATTTCTAAGTTTGTGTAGTCTTGTTGAtcttatctttcttcttcagccaTGATCCATTATTTATAGTTGAACTTAGGACTTCAGTTTAGTCATTTGAGAATTTTGAATCTATCTTCATTCTAGCTTGATCAAcaattattttcttcaaaaataattctgaaGATGCGTTTTGGTAATATATCCTTTAGTCAATTCTATATTTTCAAATCTAATCTAAGCAATTCTTCTAGAATGATATAATGCGTATTTTCTTCATATTGCATTtggaaattattttgttgaatcttctttcatacacATGATTTGATTTGGGCGGGAACAACTATAAGGCCATGTTCTTGAACCTTCAGAATTTTTGATAAGGCTAAgtgaaatttatcttttatttgaataattgaCTTTCCATCAGATGCATTGACTTTTCTACATCAGAGTATAACTTGATTGTTGGAGTCAGATGTTGTATTCTTTTCTTTCTTGATAGTTATAGGTAGTTGTGTGACTTAAAATAAGTGGCTTCAACAAATCACATTTGTTTCCTTATCAGATTTAGAGCAACTTCAAAGTATATTGCGTATCAGAGGCAACACTTTGGAACAAGACGCAATCTATACAGTCATTGCAACTTCAGAGGCAACATTTTGAAGCATGTTGCAGTTAGTAGAACATAAGCTTTAAAGGCAACAATTTTGAAAGTGGCTTCAGAATTTAGAGGCATACTGGAATTATTGTTCATCAGAGCATGCATAAATAATGTTCATTAGAGCATGCACAAGTATTGTTCATCCGAACATGCAAAAATAATGTTCATTAGAGCATGCATAAGTATTGTTCATCCGAGAATGCATAAGTACTTTGAGCTTCCAAAAACCCATTGAGTCTTCAGAGGCAGATGCAGAAACACGCTATTAGACCCCAAACTTCAGAcctttgttgagacaaactctatatttaaagttttgatgaaaataaacaaaagttaattaagaaaattaattatgattctaaaatgttatgttaatttaacatgtgtttttgagtggatttaattaagaacataatcaagcaaatcaagaaaagacagcaacaagatcattctgcatcatgacagagaatgatcttcagcttcaacaactgtccatcacagcatattggtcaaactttttctatctctttgacaaagagtctgccctggaaattattcatatctaatcagtacatggcaaggaacaagtaggattcatccaaactcaaaaaagctatttggtctcaaagatcaaaggactcaaagacagacaaaagtcatgatagtttgcaaactccaaaaatcaaatgtcaagaaaattCGATCAATCTggacatatgacaagacaattacaaaggaaatctagaacgtttaaaacgggaactccagaatgattattgaagctcaagaaagttcaaactaacaaaccaagaacgttaatcattctccgttttctgcacaataaACAACAACATTGTTTCTTCTCTGATTTGGTCTGTAATTCATCTCCAAcattctctagctacactcaagactcaagaaagataatgtaccatccaagatcaatgaagaaacgtcaagagaaatttctaaaaaggacaaaattgctttaaatgctaaaccaataaagtcaaaaagctatttcaaagaaggattatttttattctgaaataatgtttcagtcaaaaagcagagcctctccaacaactcttgtaccttcattcagtgcctctacagcctataaatagaaggccaatatcccgattcaaggcaagaaattcaagtgcttcgaaatctataaatcaatcacatacatacttgaaattctgcaaaacagaggcaatcaCACTTTCTGATTTATGCGAAAGAACTGCTAGTTCATACTCATTTATTAGCTTGCACAATTATCATTATATCCTTTATAAAGAATCAATTcccaaacaagagttgagaaatctcagattctgtcaaaacaatcaaattgtaaaaactcaaactataagagtttctttatagtttgttttaagattacttcctatcaaggttagataggtgctggtattgctttctgggtggaaagcaATAGAgtttgaaatagatcaaggttgatcttgactaggtgttgtaagatcaagaaagctttttgttttaaacacttagtggaaaatctcatagtgtgaggactggacgtaacccacgttaggtgaaccaggataaaatctttgtgtggtattctctatcctatctctctatttatcatactgaattaattaactaagataaaacataaacgaattttctgttttcaactaatcaaggaacgttctctgttttactactaaaaccaagaatgttctccgttttctgttttcataaccaagatcaatcttgagttattttttcaagttttaaaaggaatttttaaaaggtgcatttacaattcaaacccccctttcttgtaaatcgacattgttacttcaattgggatcaaagctcggtctctaaaaagttcaaaacaaaatgcaactgttcttaaaatctcaagacacaggaatgtggcgcatcattacagatggagatttcacaccaagggttgatcaagatgattCAAACTCTGCCTTAAAAAAGGAAGCATATTGGACAACAGATGATAAAGCTNNNNNNNNNNNNNNNNNNNNNNNNNNNNNNNNNNNNNNNNNNNNNNNNNNNNNNNNNNNNNNNNNNNNNNNNNNNNNNNNNNNNNNNNNNNNNNNNNNNNNNNNNNNNNNNNNNNNNNNNNNNNNNNNNNNNNNNNNNNNNNNNNNNNNNNNNNNNNNNNNNNNNNNNNNNNNNNNNNNNNNNNNNNNNNNNNNNNNNNNNNNNNNNNNNNNNNNNNNNNNNNNNNNNNNNNNNNNNNNNNNNNNNNNNNNNNNNNNNNNNNNNNNNNNNNNNNNNNNNNNNNNNNNNNNNNNNNNNNNNNNNNNNNNNNNNNNNNNNNNNNNNNNNNNNNNNNNNNNNNNNNNNNNNNNNNNNNNNNNNNNNNNNNNNNNNNNNNNNNNNNNNNNNNNNNNNNNNNNNNNNNNNNNNNNNNNNNNNNNNNNNNNNNNNNNNNNNNNNNNNNNNNNNNNNNNNNNNNNNNNNNNNNNNNNNNNNNNNNNNNNNNNNNNNNNNNNNNNNNNNNNNNNNNNNNNNNNNNNNNNNNNNNNNNNNNNNNNNNNNNNNNNNNNNNNNNNNNNNNNNNNNNNNNNNNNNNNNNNNNNNNNNNNNNNNNNNNNNNNNNNNNNNNNNNNNNNNNNNNNNNNNNNNNNNNNNNNNNNNNNNNNNNNNNNNNNNNNNNNNNNNNNNNNNNNNNNNNNNNNNNNNNNNNNNNNNNNNNNNNNNNNNNNNNNNNNNNNNNNNNNNNNNNNNNNNNNNNNNNNNNNNNNNNNNNNNNNNNNNNNNNNNNNNNNNNNNNNNNNNNNNNNNNNNNNNNNNNNNNNNNNNNNNNNNNNNNNNNNNNNNNNNNNNNNNNNNNNgaagaactaattggaacactaagagctcatgaagtactgttgcaagaagacaaaccagtcaagaaaggaaaggcaatagcactgaAAGCTTCTCAAGATAAAATCACAGTACCAGTAGAGGAAGAAacagaagaaaatgaacagggagatgctgatgaaattgcgcttctcactagaagaatacaaagaatgGTGAGAAGaaaagatcaaatcaaaaagggatttcaaaacaaaaatcctaaaacggagattgacaagagtcaagtcacatgctttggatgcaacaaattaagacattacaaagcagaatgtccatcaaacagaaatccaccaaaacgatttcccttcaaaaagaaatcaatgatggcaacatgggatgattcagaggaaTCAGAAACTAAAGtagaagaagaagccaacatatgcttgatggcaaaaaTAGAGGAAGAAGAGGTAATAAATTCTAAACCTTgtcatttatgtgaacaaatgggaaatgaatttgataacttgttaaatgactcaaatcttcttattcaaaaatgtagttctttgaaagaacaattttataaagagaaagaagaaaaagaagaaagtcaggctaaaaataatttgttaaaaaatatgattcaagaattgaaagaaacaaatttttttgaaagtcaagaatgtcaagaacgttctgcactacaaacggagaacgttcgacttaaaaatgaaaatgaacttctcaaagcagatttactaaacttcattaaagccactgaaacctttcataacatcatgggatctcaaataggaattttcGATAAAGCCGaccttggtttcaatcaaactcaaaaaaccaaactctatgaaaatttctttgtcccagaaagaaaggaagaaaaatgcaagactagatgctcatattgtaaaaaacttggacatctggaatttgcttgctattttagaaaaagagatgaaaaaattgaaagaaaaaggtttttttaaaaaggagagtcattctgtcaaaacaatgtcaaagaaacagcaaaacggagaacattctccaggtTGGCTCCCAAATGGAGAAAGTTCCAAATCACAAGCTGTACGTtttggaaaatcttttaaaCCAAAGCTCAAATCTTCTAAATCCTACACTGTTAAACCCATTTCAAAACCAACAACTAACAACACAACTGTTTCTAAAAAGGGAATGATATACCACTTTAAAGAAAAAACTNNNNNNNNNNNNNNNNNNNNNNNNNNNNNNNNNNNNNNNNNNNNNNNNNNNNNNNNNNTGTACATTTTGAAAACTCTTTTAAACCAAAGCTCAAATCTTCTA from Cicer arietinum cultivar CDC Frontier isolate Library 1 chromosome 3, Cicar.CDCFrontier_v2.0, whole genome shotgun sequence encodes:
- the LOC105852876 gene encoding uncharacterized protein encodes the protein MSDMTTTQLSEYKIANGLFGLGGAIRQRTTLAPAEWWKTYGAQTPLLQLLAIKVLSLTCSSSGCERNWSTFEHIHSKKRSRLEHKRLEDLVFVKYNQALKERYDCRDVIDPIVLNDDDDYINEFEVGDLGDDGEPVEELVYAGDNLTWTDVANASGANEPVVYTRRAAKEKAAASASRAIAQEAISKEVVVEEDVEEVEPIYIEDDEDEEEENEEYIEVDGEDEEEEDYVEDDDDF